A window of the Meiothermus sp. CFH 77666 genome harbors these coding sequences:
- a CDS encoding sugar ABC transporter permease gives MQMQSASKTHTSLVSSLGVDGRILTMLVVLAVVWTVFQILTMGQPGQFLSPQNLWNLSVQTAVVGIMVGGMVMVIVTRQIDLSVGSVLGFSGMIMALIQTVPPLGWGGNWLLALLAGLLLGALIGAFQGYWVAYWGVPAFVVTLAGLLIFRNATFIVASGRTIGPLNDNFKVLGGGLNGSIGEFWTWVVGFAVMAYIVYQALTNRNRRIKNGLPVRPMWAEVVVIGALLALTLAFVLVMNAFPYPGTNVPRGMPVPVLITLIVLFVLNWVALNTRFGRYVFAIGGNPEAALLAGINVKRMLVAVFALMGMLAALAGAVQAARLNFVTNSMGNLLELDVIAAAVIGGTALAGGSGTIVGAALGALLMSSLRSGMVLMGLPTEWQNVVLGAVLLAAVIWNTVYLRNRR, from the coding sequence ATGCAGATGCAAAGTGCTTCGAAGACCCACACCAGCCTGGTCAGCAGCCTGGGAGTGGATGGACGTATCCTGACCATGCTGGTGGTACTGGCTGTGGTTTGGACGGTATTCCAGATTCTTACCATGGGCCAGCCGGGGCAGTTCCTAAGCCCGCAAAACCTCTGGAACCTTTCGGTTCAGACAGCCGTGGTGGGCATCATGGTGGGCGGCATGGTGATGGTGATCGTGACCCGCCAGATTGACCTTTCGGTCGGTTCAGTCCTGGGTTTCAGCGGCATGATTATGGCCCTGATTCAGACGGTTCCGCCCCTGGGCTGGGGTGGGAACTGGCTTCTGGCGCTGCTGGCTGGCTTACTGCTCGGGGCCTTGATAGGGGCCTTTCAGGGGTACTGGGTGGCCTACTGGGGCGTGCCGGCTTTTGTGGTTACCTTAGCGGGCCTGCTAATTTTCCGCAACGCCACCTTTATCGTGGCCAGTGGGCGCACCATTGGCCCCCTCAACGACAACTTCAAGGTGCTGGGCGGCGGCCTCAACGGCTCGATAGGGGAGTTCTGGACCTGGGTGGTGGGCTTTGCGGTGATGGCTTACATCGTCTACCAGGCCCTTACCAACCGCAACCGGCGTATCAAAAACGGCCTGCCCGTGCGTCCGATGTGGGCCGAGGTGGTGGTCATTGGGGCTCTACTGGCCCTGACCCTGGCCTTCGTGCTGGTGATGAATGCCTTTCCCTATCCGGGTACCAATGTGCCCCGGGGCATGCCGGTGCCGGTGCTGATCACCTTGATAGTGCTGTTTGTGTTGAACTGGGTGGCGCTCAATACCCGTTTTGGCCGCTACGTGTTTGCCATTGGGGGAAACCCCGAAGCCGCTTTGCTGGCCGGTATCAACGTCAAGCGCATGCTGGTAGCGGTGTTTGCCCTGATGGGGATGCTGGCCGCCCTGGCCGGGGCGGTGCAGGCCGCCCGCTTAAACTTCGTGACCAACAGCATGGGGAACCTTCTCGAGCTCGACGTGATCGCGGCAGCGGTGATTGGGGGAACGGCCCTGGCGGGGGGGAGCGGCACCATCGTGGGCGCGGCCCTGGGGGCCCTCCTGATGTCTTCCTTGCGTAGCGGCATGGTGCTGATGGGTCTGCCTACCGAATGGCAGAACGTGGTGCTGGGCGCGGTGCTGCTGGCAGCCGTGATCTGGAACACCGTATACCTGAGGAACCGGAGGTGA
- a CDS encoding GH1 family beta-glucosidase has protein sequence MKRSDFPPDFTWGTATSAYQIEGAVQEDGRGPSIWDTFSRTPGKTPGGETGDLACEHYHRYREDIALMKELGVNAYRFSVAWPRILPEGRGAPNPKGLDFYDRLVDALLTQGITPWLTLYHWDLPQALEDQGGWPARETAYAFAEYADLLSRHLGDRVRHWITLNEPWCSAHLGYLTGVHAPGKRDLSLAVRASHHLLLAHGLAVPLIRRNAPGAHVGITLNLAPGHPASPDPADVAAAQRFDGFQNRWYLDPLFGFGYPLDLLELYGKVTPPVEVGDLEIIATPTDFLGINYYTRAVVRNSPLGPYRFETVTAGQEHTAMNWEVYPEGLLELLRRLSREYRPRAIYITENGAAYPDAIGADGEVHDPGRTRYLERHLTQSLAALQEGAPLKGYFVWSLLDNFEWAEGYSKRFGLVYVDFATQTRRLKASGRWFRRFLREAVARP, from the coding sequence ATGAAACGAAGCGACTTTCCCCCTGACTTCACCTGGGGTACCGCCACCTCGGCTTACCAGATCGAGGGGGCTGTCCAGGAAGACGGGCGTGGCCCAAGCATCTGGGACACCTTCAGCCGCACCCCCGGCAAAACCCCGGGCGGTGAGACCGGCGACCTTGCCTGCGAACACTACCACCGCTACCGGGAGGACATTGCCCTGATGAAGGAGTTGGGGGTGAACGCCTACCGCTTTTCGGTAGCCTGGCCCCGCATTTTACCCGAGGGCCGGGGGGCTCCGAACCCCAAGGGCCTGGACTTTTACGACCGGCTGGTAGACGCCCTGCTGACCCAGGGCATCACCCCCTGGCTGACCCTCTACCACTGGGACTTGCCCCAGGCCCTGGAAGACCAGGGCGGCTGGCCCGCGCGGGAGACCGCCTACGCCTTTGCTGAGTATGCCGACCTCCTCTCCCGCCACCTGGGCGACCGGGTACGGCACTGGATTACCCTGAACGAGCCCTGGTGCTCGGCACATCTGGGCTACCTGACCGGGGTACACGCCCCGGGCAAGCGGGACTTGAGCCTGGCAGTGCGGGCTTCACATCACCTGCTTCTGGCCCACGGCCTGGCCGTGCCCCTCATCCGCCGCAACGCCCCTGGGGCCCATGTAGGCATCACCCTGAACCTGGCCCCTGGCCACCCGGCCTCGCCCGACCCCGCCGACGTGGCCGCTGCCCAGCGCTTTGACGGTTTTCAGAACCGCTGGTACCTGGATCCACTTTTTGGCTTCGGGTATCCCCTCGACCTGCTCGAGCTTTACGGCAAGGTCACCCCTCCGGTGGAGGTAGGCGATCTGGAGATTATCGCCACGCCTACCGACTTCTTGGGCATCAACTACTACACCCGCGCGGTGGTACGGAACAGCCCTCTAGGCCCCTACCGCTTCGAGACCGTAACCGCAGGCCAAGAGCACACCGCCATGAACTGGGAAGTGTATCCCGAAGGTCTTCTGGAGCTGTTGCGCCGCCTGAGCCGAGAGTACCGCCCCAGAGCCATCTACATCACCGAGAACGGCGCAGCCTACCCCGATGCAATAGGCGCAGATGGAGAGGTGCATGACCCAGGGCGTACCCGGTACCTCGAGCGCCACCTCACCCAGAGTCTTGCTGCCCTACAAGAAGGGGCGCCCTTGAAGGGCTATTTTGTGTGGAGCCTGCTGGACAACTTTGAGTGGGCCGAAGGCTATAGCAAGCGCTTTGGCCTGGTTTATGTGGACTTTGCCACCCAGACCCGCCGCCTCAAGGCCAGCGGGCGCTGGTTCCGGCGCTTTTTGCGGGAGGCGGTGGCCCGGCCATGA
- the xylF gene encoding D-xylose ABC transporter substrate-binding protein — translation MKSLTKMLVFLLFVLLAASFAQPLIVGVSWANFQEERWKIDERAIREQLGRMGATYISADAQSSSEKQLNDIDALIARGAKALIILAWDKDAILPAIDKAKAAGIPVIAYDRLIENDYAFYITFDNVEVGRMQAREVFKARPKGNYAFILGSNTDPNADFLHKGQLEVLDAAIKRGDIKVVGKQYTEGWKPEVAQRNMEQILTANGNKVDAVVASNDGTAGGVVAALAAVGLAGKVPVSGQDGDQAALNRVARGLQTVSVWKDARELGRRAAEIAVLLARGTSMDKIPGRTVFADGPNKVRMNAVLLKPIPITRNNLDVVLRAGWITKQALCQGVSGSTAPAACR, via the coding sequence ATGAAGTCACTCACCAAGATGTTGGTGTTTTTGCTCTTTGTGCTTTTGGCAGCCAGTTTTGCTCAGCCGCTTATTGTGGGTGTGAGCTGGGCCAACTTTCAGGAAGAGCGCTGGAAGATAGACGAGCGGGCCATCCGCGAACAGCTTGGTCGCATGGGCGCAACCTACATCAGCGCCGACGCGCAAAGCTCCTCGGAAAAGCAACTTAACGATATTGACGCCCTGATTGCCCGTGGCGCAAAAGCTCTGATTATCCTGGCCTGGGACAAAGACGCCATCTTGCCCGCAATTGACAAGGCCAAAGCGGCGGGTATTCCGGTGATCGCCTATGACCGCCTGATCGAGAACGATTACGCCTTTTACATCACCTTCGACAACGTGGAAGTGGGCCGGATGCAGGCCCGGGAGGTGTTCAAGGCTCGTCCCAAAGGCAATTATGCCTTTATCCTGGGATCCAACACCGACCCCAACGCCGACTTCCTGCATAAAGGCCAGCTCGAGGTGCTCGATGCGGCCATCAAGCGGGGCGATATCAAGGTAGTGGGCAAGCAGTACACCGAGGGTTGGAAGCCCGAGGTGGCCCAGCGCAACATGGAGCAGATCCTGACCGCCAACGGTAACAAGGTAGACGCAGTGGTGGCCTCCAACGACGGCACCGCCGGGGGTGTGGTGGCTGCGCTGGCCGCGGTGGGCCTGGCCGGTAAGGTGCCGGTCTCGGGTCAGGACGGCGACCAGGCTGCGCTCAACCGCGTAGCCCGCGGCCTTCAGACTGTGAGCGTGTGGAAGGATGCCCGCGAGCTGGGTCGCCGGGCCGCCGAGATTGCGGTGTTGCTGGCCAGGGGTACCTCCATGGACAAAATCCCGGGCCGTACCGTTTTTGCTGACGGTCCCAATAAGGTACGGATGAACGCGGTATTGCTCAAACCCATCCCCATCACCCGGAACAACCTCGACGTGGTGCTGCGGGCGGGCTGGATTACCAAGCAGGCCCTCTGCCAGGGGGTTAGTGGTTCGACCGCGCCTGCTGCCTGCCGCTAG
- a CDS encoding endo-1,4-beta-xylanase has product MPLHLWSVLLLGLGLLALAQSGPPLRTLAEKRGLQIGAAVEPNLLLQDPEYARVLAREFNLLVAENVMKWGALQTARGQFNFGAADLLVDFAQKNQMAIRGHTLVWHQQLPRWIYDRFTPAEMEAILHQHIQTVVGRYRGKIAYWDVANEVIGDDARPRTTPFDVLPDYLEKAFRYARAADPKAKLFYNDYGAEGLGPKSDAIYALLKSLKEKGVPLDGVGFQAHLDLNFSPEAARMAENLERFARLGLEIHITEMDVRLSGPGSRAERLRKQAQIYQEVLQVCLRQPRCKVFTLWGVSDAYSWRAASEPLIFDADYQPKPAYFALQRTLQQP; this is encoded by the coding sequence ATGCCACTTCACCTATGGAGCGTGCTGCTCTTGGGGTTGGGCCTTCTGGCCCTGGCCCAGTCCGGCCCACCCCTGCGCACCCTGGCCGAGAAGCGCGGCCTTCAGATTGGGGCCGCGGTCGAACCCAACCTGCTGTTGCAAGACCCCGAGTATGCCCGGGTGCTGGCCCGGGAGTTCAACCTGCTGGTAGCGGAAAACGTTATGAAGTGGGGTGCTCTGCAAACCGCCCGCGGCCAGTTTAACTTTGGCGCTGCCGACCTGCTGGTGGACTTTGCCCAAAAAAACCAAATGGCCATCCGGGGTCACACCCTGGTATGGCATCAGCAGCTTCCTCGCTGGATATACGACCGATTCACCCCGGCCGAGATGGAGGCCATCCTGCACCAGCACATCCAGACCGTGGTGGGGCGCTACCGGGGGAAGATTGCCTACTGGGACGTGGCCAACGAGGTGATCGGGGACGATGCCAGGCCCCGCACAACCCCGTTTGACGTTTTGCCCGATTATCTGGAAAAAGCCTTCCGCTACGCCCGCGCCGCCGATCCAAAGGCCAAACTTTTCTACAACGACTACGGGGCCGAAGGGCTTGGGCCGAAGTCGGACGCCATTTACGCCCTGCTCAAGTCGCTCAAGGAAAAAGGCGTACCGCTGGACGGGGTGGGCTTTCAGGCGCATCTAGACCTGAACTTCTCGCCCGAAGCCGCACGGATGGCGGAGAACCTCGAGCGCTTCGCTAGGCTGGGCCTCGAGATTCACATTACCGAGATGGACGTGCGGTTGAGTGGGCCCGGCTCCAGGGCCGAGCGCTTGCGAAAGCAGGCCCAGATCTACCAAGAGGTTCTGCAGGTATGCCTGCGTCAGCCTCGCTGTAAGGTCTTCACCCTTTGGGGGGTCAGCGATGCTTACTCCTGGCGGGCCGCCAGCGAACCCCTCATCTTTGATGCCGACTACCAGCCCAAGCCCGCCTACTTTGCCCTACAACGCACGTTGCAACAGCCTTGA
- a CDS encoding ATP-binding cassette domain-containing protein, with protein sequence MTPLVEMRGISLRFGGNQALDNVSVNLYPGEVVGLLGHNGAGKSTLIKVLSGAYRADSGQIWVNGQEVQIRTPQDAQAQGIETIYQTLALADNLDAVANVFLGREKVRGVMLDEDIMELEARKTLDRLRVKIPSLRLPVAQMSGGQRQTVAIGRAIYFKARCLIMDEPTAALGPEETQKVHQLIKALKAEGVGIFLISHDLHDVFDLADRITVMKNGRVVGTVYTQDVTHDDVLGMIIGGVMPKNVRQADQPAPRA encoded by the coding sequence ATGACCCCATTGGTTGAAATGCGCGGCATTAGCCTTCGTTTTGGCGGGAACCAGGCCCTGGACAACGTATCGGTCAACCTGTACCCCGGCGAGGTGGTGGGGCTGCTGGGGCACAACGGAGCGGGCAAGTCCACCCTGATCAAGGTGCTTTCCGGCGCTTACCGGGCCGACTCCGGCCAGATCTGGGTAAACGGGCAGGAGGTGCAGATTCGCACCCCCCAGGATGCCCAGGCCCAGGGTATCGAGACCATCTACCAGACCCTGGCCCTGGCCGACAACCTGGACGCGGTGGCCAACGTATTTCTGGGGCGGGAGAAGGTACGGGGGGTGATGCTGGACGAGGACATCATGGAACTCGAGGCCCGCAAGACCCTGGATCGCCTGCGGGTGAAAATCCCCTCCCTGCGCCTGCCGGTAGCCCAGATGTCGGGGGGTCAGCGCCAGACCGTGGCCATTGGACGGGCCATCTATTTCAAAGCTCGCTGCCTGATCATGGACGAGCCAACGGCAGCTTTGGGGCCGGAGGAAACCCAGAAAGTTCACCAGCTCATTAAGGCCCTCAAGGCCGAGGGGGTGGGGATATTCCTGATTAGCCACGACCTGCACGATGTCTTTGACCTGGCGGATCGCATTACGGTGATGAAAAACGGGCGTGTGGTGGGCACGGTCTATACCCAGGATGTCACCCACGACGACGTGCTGGGCATGATTATCGGTGGGGTGATGCCCAAAAACGTTCGGCAGGCCGACCAGCCTGCGCCCCGGGCTTGA
- a CDS encoding glycoside hydrolase family 43 protein gives MKIVNPVLRGFHPDPSILRVGEDYYIATSTFEWWPGVRLSHSRDLVHWRPIGYALTCTSQLNLLGNPDSGGIWAPCLSHDGERFYLVYTDVKTWGNGEAFKDAHNYLVTAEHIEGPWSEPVYLNASGFDPSLFHDTDGRKWLLNMQWDHRKGKNPFAGILLQEYDPVQKKLVGPVHHIFRGTPLGVTEGPHLYKKDGWYYLAVAEGGTVYEHAVTVARARRIEGPYEVDPCYPTLTARGRPELPLQKAGHASLVETPGGDWYMAHLVGRPLEPPQAPRRHCPLGRETALQKIRWTPDGWPRLWQGGNAPALEVEAPALPPHPWPPEPERDDFDAPTLSLHFQTLRHPPDPSWLSLSERPGYLRLYGRESLSSRHRQSLVARRLQDFYAEAETALEFEPQNFQQMAGLVCFYDTGNWVYLRVSRDEQLGKTLNILTCDNGHYDEPLTWEIPIEGLHRVYLRVRFECETFGFAYSANGQDWQPIPLQFPTYKLSDDYCRGLGFTGTFIGLCAQDLSGSRLPADFDFLSYRAAGAVPT, from the coding sequence ATGAAGATCGTGAACCCGGTGCTCAGAGGCTTCCATCCCGACCCCTCGATCCTGCGGGTGGGGGAGGACTATTACATTGCCACCTCCACCTTCGAGTGGTGGCCGGGGGTGCGGCTCTCGCACTCGCGCGACCTGGTGCACTGGCGGCCCATTGGCTACGCCCTGACCTGCACCTCGCAGCTCAACCTGCTGGGTAACCCCGACTCGGGGGGCATCTGGGCTCCCTGCCTGAGCCACGATGGGGAGCGATTCTACCTGGTTTACACCGATGTAAAAACCTGGGGCAACGGCGAGGCTTTCAAGGACGCCCACAACTACCTGGTCACGGCAGAGCACATCGAGGGGCCCTGGTCGGAACCGGTCTACCTCAACGCCTCGGGTTTCGACCCCTCCCTTTTTCACGACACCGATGGGCGCAAGTGGCTCCTCAACATGCAGTGGGATCACCGCAAGGGCAAGAACCCCTTCGCCGGTATCCTCTTGCAGGAGTACGACCCGGTGCAGAAGAAGCTGGTGGGCCCGGTGCACCACATCTTCCGGGGCACCCCCCTGGGCGTAACCGAAGGGCCCCACCTGTACAAGAAAGATGGCTGGTATTACCTGGCGGTGGCCGAAGGGGGCACGGTCTACGAGCACGCCGTGACGGTAGCAAGGGCCCGCCGGATTGAAGGGCCTTACGAGGTAGACCCCTGCTACCCTACCCTCACCGCCCGGGGCCGCCCCGAGCTGCCCTTGCAGAAAGCTGGGCACGCCTCGCTGGTGGAAACCCCTGGGGGGGATTGGTACATGGCCCACCTGGTGGGCCGGCCCCTCGAGCCCCCCCAGGCCCCCCGGCGGCACTGCCCCTTAGGCCGCGAGACCGCTCTGCAAAAGATTCGCTGGACCCCCGACGGCTGGCCCCGGCTCTGGCAGGGCGGCAACGCCCCGGCCCTCGAGGTAGAAGCCCCGGCCCTGCCCCCCCACCCCTGGCCCCCAGAACCCGAGCGCGACGACTTCGACGCCCCCACCCTGAGCCTGCACTTCCAGACCCTGCGACATCCACCAGACCCCTCCTGGCTCTCCCTGAGCGAGCGCCCCGGCTACCTGCGGCTTTACGGCCGTGAATCGCTCAGCTCGCGCCACCGCCAGAGCTTGGTGGCCCGCCGATTGCAGGACTTCTACGCCGAGGCCGAGACCGCCCTCGAGTTCGAGCCCCAGAACTTCCAGCAGATGGCCGGGCTGGTCTGCTTCTACGACACCGGCAACTGGGTCTACCTGCGGGTAAGCCGGGACGAGCAGCTTGGCAAGACCCTCAATATCCTCACCTGCGACAATGGCCACTACGACGAGCCCCTGACCTGGGAGATTCCCATCGAAGGCCTGCACCGGGTTTACCTGCGGGTACGCTTCGAGTGTGAAACCTTCGGCTTTGCCTACTCGGCCAATGGCCAGGACTGGCAACCCATCCCGCTGCAATTCCCGACCTACAAGCTCTCCGACGACTACTGCCGAGGGTTGGGCTTCACCGGCACCTTCATTGGCCTCTGCGCTCAGGATCTATCAGGTAGCCGGTTACCCGCCGACTTCGATTTTCTCAGCTACAGGGCAGCCGGAGCGGTTCCCACCTAA